A stretch of DNA from Erwinia aphidicola:
GGCTTCTGAGTTAACTGGCCGCCGCTATGTCGCAAGAAAGTGATAACGAGAAAACCGAAGACCCCACGCCCACGAAACTGGCGAAATCGCGTGAAGATGGACAGATCCCGCGCTCAAAAGAGCTGACCACGCTGCTGATGCTGCTGGTGGGATGGGGGCTGATGGTCGGTGGCGGTGAGAGCCTGGCGCGCAGTCTGATGCATCTGCTGCACAACGGACTGACTTTCGATCGGCTGCTGACGGCCGACCCGGCGCATATGCTGCAACGCGCTGCCAGCCTGCTCGGTCAGGCATCTCTCGCCACGCTGCCGTTTGTCTGCGGCCTGTTTATTACCGCAATTGCGGCACAGCCGATTGTTGGCGGGCTGAACCTGAGCGCGAAGTCGATCAAGCTGAATCTGAAAAAGCTTAATCCGCTCAGCGGCATCAAGCGCATGTTCTCGGCGCAGATGGCCTCCGAGATGCTGAAGGCGATTTTAAAAGTGCTGCTGGCCTCGCTCGGCGGCGGGCTTTACCTGCTGCTGAATAAAGAGAAATTTATCCGGCTGATCTTCGAACCGCTCGGCATGGCGCTCAGCGATATCGCCAGCCTGCTGATCGGCTGCATGCTGGCAGTGATCCTGTCGCTGATCCCGATGGTGGCCTTTGACGTGATTTACCAGATCTACAGCAACTGGAAGAAGCTGCGCATGAGCCATCAGGAGATCAAAGATGAGTTCAAAAAGCAGGAAGGCGACCCGCTGATTAAAAACCGCGTGCGCCAGATGCAGCGCGCCATGTCGCAGCAGCGCATGATGAGCGACGTTCCCGATGCGGACGTGGTGGTCAATAACCCGACGCACTACTCTGTCGCCCTGAAATATCAGGACGGCAGCCTCGGCGCACCAAAAGTGGTGGCCAAAGGCAGCGGCCTGATTGCCCTGCGCATCCGCGAACTGGCGGAAAGCCACAGAGTTCCGATGCTGGAAGCGCCCCCGCTGGCGCGTGCGCTGTATCGCCACTGCGAAATTGGCGCACCCATTCCGGCTGATTTATACAACGCGGTAGCAGAAGTCCTGGCGTGGGTTTACGGCCTGCGCCGCTGGCGTAAAGGCTTTGGACAGCGCCCTGTCACCCCTGAAAACCTTCCCGTGCCCGACGCGCTGGATTTTGCCCAAGAGAGTAAAGAGTGATGGCTAATCTCGCCACCCAGTTACGATTACCGAAGTTTAAAGAGACCCAGTGGCAGGTGCTGGCCGGCCCGGTGCTGATCATGACCATCCTGGCGATGATGATCCTGCCGCTGCCGACTTTCGTGCTGGATCTGTTCTTCACCTTTAACATCGTGCTGTCGATCATGATCCTGCTGGTGGCGATGTTCACCCAGAAGACGCTGGAATTCTCGGCATTCCCGACGGTGCTGCTGTTCTCCACGCTGCTGCGCCTGGCGCTGAATGTCGCCTCGACGCGGGTGATCCTGATGGAAGGCCACACCGGCACCGGAGCCGCAGGCGCGGTAGTTGAAGCCTTTGGTAACTTCCTGGTGGGCGGTAATTTCGCCATCGGCATCGTTGTGTTCATCATTTTGATCATCATTAACTTTATGGTGATCACCAAGGGTGCCGGGCGTATTGCCGAAGTGGGCGCTCGCTTTACCCTCGACGGGATGCCGGGCAAGCAGATGGCGATTGATGCCGACCTCAACGCCGGGCTGATTGGCGAAGATGAAGCCAAGCGCCGCCGCCAGGAAGTGACGCAGGAAGCCGATTTCTACGGGTCGATGGACGGGGCCAGCAAGTTTGTGCGCGGTGATGCGATCGCCGGGCTGATGATCATGGTGATCAACGTGCTGGGCGGACTGATGATCGGCATCATGCAGCACGACATGTCGGCGGGCATGGCGGCGGAAACCTATACCCTGCTGACCATCGGCGATGGCCTGGTGGCGCAGATCCCGGGGCTGGTGATCTCGACTGCCGCCGGCGTGGTGGTGACCCGCGTGGTCAACGAGCAGGACGTGGGCGAGCAGATGGTCAGCCAGCTGTTTACCTCTCCGCGCGTCATCGTGCTGTCCGCCGGGGTGATCGGCCTGCTGGGGCTGATCCCGGGTATGCCAAACCTGGTGTTCCTGCTGTTTACCGCCGCGCTGCTGGGCATCGCCTGGTGGCTGCGCGGCCGCGAAAGCCAGCAGAGCGCCCGCGCCGGCGTGGCCGGGGGCAGCGCCGAAGAGAAAGCGATGGCCGAGGCCGAAGCGGCGCAGGTCAATGAAGCCACCTGGTCCGATGTACAGATGGAGGACGTGCTCGGGCTGGAAGTGGGCTACCGCCTGATCCCGATGGTGGATCAGCAACAAAGTGGTCAGCTGTTAACGCGGGTGCGCGGCATCCGTAAGAAGTTTGCCCAGCAGATGGGCTTTCTGCCGCCGGCGGTGCATATCCGCGACAACCTCGACCTCTCGCCAACCTCGTATAGCATTCTGCTGAAGGGCGTGGAGATTGGCCGCGGTGAAACCATGCCGGAGCGCTTTATGGCGATCAATCCGGGCTGTGCCGAAGGAGATGTTCCCGGCATTGCCTGCGTTGAGCCGACCTTTGGTCTGCCTGCGCTGTGGATCGAAGAGGTCCAGCGCGAGCTGGCACAGACCCTTGGCTATACGGTGGTTGACCCGAGCTCGGTGATTGCCACCCACCTGAATCATCTGATCAGCATCCATACCGACGAGCTGTTTGGCCGCCAGGAGGCGCAGCAGCTGCTCGATCAGCTGACCAAACAGTCGCCGAAGCTGGTGGAGGATCTTATCCCCGGCGTGATCACGCTGACCACGCTGCATAAGGTTTTGCAGAACCTGCTGGCGGAGCGTATTTCGATCCGCGATATGCGCACCATCATTGATACTCTGGCGGAATTTGCCACCAGCCACAGCGATGCCGATGAGCTGACCGCCCGCGTGCGCGCCCGCCTGGCTCGCGCCATCACTCACCAATGGTTCCCGGCGGACCAGGATATTCAGGTTATTGGCCTCGACCTGTCGCTGGAACAGCTGCTGATGCAGGCCACGCAAAGCGGCAGCGCCATTGAACCCGGCATTGCTGAAAACCTGATGAAGCAGACCGAGCTGGCGTTGCAGCACCAGGAGGGTATTGGCGCGCCGCCGGTGATGCTGGTCAACCCGATGCTGCGCCTGATGCTTTCACGCTATCTGCGCCGTATCTTCCCGCAGCTGGTGGTGCTGTCGAGCCAGGAGATCAGCAGCCAGCGCAACGTGCGCATGACCTATATGATTGGTGGCCGCTGATGAAGGCCTGGCTTTGGCTGCTGCTGGCAGCACCGCTGGCCGCAGAGGCCGCAGGCGGTTCCTGGGGCAGTCAGAGCCGTGGTGGGATAATATCAATGGGTAAACAGCAGGTGAAAAGCGAACCGATTACCCCTTCCGGTTCCCTCCCCGCCGGCGCGGTGGGAGTGCGAGTGGCATGGCGCATTACCCCCAGCCACACGCCGCCGCCGGATCTGAAAATCACGCTGTGCAGCGCGCAACGCTGCATGGCGCTGCCTGCACTTTCCGGTGAGTTGGCAATGCCGGCTTCCTT
This window harbors:
- the flhB gene encoding flagellar biosynthesis protein FlhB, encoding MSQESDNEKTEDPTPTKLAKSREDGQIPRSKELTTLLMLLVGWGLMVGGGESLARSLMHLLHNGLTFDRLLTADPAHMLQRAASLLGQASLATLPFVCGLFITAIAAQPIVGGLNLSAKSIKLNLKKLNPLSGIKRMFSAQMASEMLKAILKVLLASLGGGLYLLLNKEKFIRLIFEPLGMALSDIASLLIGCMLAVILSLIPMVAFDVIYQIYSNWKKLRMSHQEIKDEFKKQEGDPLIKNRVRQMQRAMSQQRMMSDVPDADVVVNNPTHYSVALKYQDGSLGAPKVVAKGSGLIALRIRELAESHRVPMLEAPPLARALYRHCEIGAPIPADLYNAVAEVLAWVYGLRRWRKGFGQRPVTPENLPVPDALDFAQESKE
- the flhA gene encoding flagellar biosynthesis protein FlhA, which codes for MANLATQLRLPKFKETQWQVLAGPVLIMTILAMMILPLPTFVLDLFFTFNIVLSIMILLVAMFTQKTLEFSAFPTVLLFSTLLRLALNVASTRVILMEGHTGTGAAGAVVEAFGNFLVGGNFAIGIVVFIILIIINFMVITKGAGRIAEVGARFTLDGMPGKQMAIDADLNAGLIGEDEAKRRRQEVTQEADFYGSMDGASKFVRGDAIAGLMIMVINVLGGLMIGIMQHDMSAGMAAETYTLLTIGDGLVAQIPGLVISTAAGVVVTRVVNEQDVGEQMVSQLFTSPRVIVLSAGVIGLLGLIPGMPNLVFLLFTAALLGIAWWLRGRESQQSARAGVAGGSAEEKAMAEAEAAQVNEATWSDVQMEDVLGLEVGYRLIPMVDQQQSGQLLTRVRGIRKKFAQQMGFLPPAVHIRDNLDLSPTSYSILLKGVEIGRGETMPERFMAINPGCAEGDVPGIACVEPTFGLPALWIEEVQRELAQTLGYTVVDPSSVIATHLNHLISIHTDELFGRQEAQQLLDQLTKQSPKLVEDLIPGVITLTTLHKVLQNLLAERISIRDMRTIIDTLAEFATSHSDADELTARVRARLARAITHQWFPADQDIQVIGLDLSLEQLLMQATQSGSAIEPGIAENLMKQTELALQHQEGIGAPPVMLVNPMLRLMLSRYLRRIFPQLVVLSSQEISSQRNVRMTYMIGGR
- a CDS encoding flagellar protein FlhE; amino-acid sequence: MKAWLWLLLAAPLAAEAAGGSWGSQSRGGIISMGKQQVKSEPITPSGSLPAGAVGVRVAWRITPSHTPPPDLKITLCSAQRCMALPALSGELAMPASFPVSGPFYFTYYAQSRGPLFPVLTILRNQLTVNYRVAAGRK